aaaaaacatttacctagctaaaaaacatatttatgttaaagaACTGTATCCGATGTCATCATCTAGATTCCCTCCAATCTACTTTCCtccatacattttttgattttaattatttaatttttgattaaaatttaaaaatgatttttttctgatttttttacttcctaataaatgtaataactaaatGTCAATAAAGTGTCAACaatgtaatactaatatataattttttatttaataaattgcggTAGTTGAGATAACCCGGATGATTATAACAGGTCTTGGAAATATTTCAGTACCCAAGATAACCCAGTTGTGCACCTAAGGTAGTCAAGATAACCAGGAAGTACCAAAAtttaccaaacattttttttaaaagtataattatatttaaatactttttttttatttaaaagaatatttacaatctTAACTAATAGTAgcataataaatacattgtatgaatatgacaaaataaaaatataaatatacataaaaacatgAGAAAGGAATTAAATTCATTGGTAGCACCCATTGGTATGAagtatattgtaatagttttttttaaatttatttcattacgaatgaaaattaatgtttattttgttaaaccCTCATTGAAAATTAAGTACCTGTTTGGATTGAAaaatcctgtatacaaaatttctaccagaaggagtgtttcgatttcaacatatagtaccttatcttttagcaaattggatcaagatggtactttagaaaggttgtttttcaattttctcaatagttatttaatgccatggGAAAAATCACCGATAAAtcacaaaaaaccgctaaaaatgggattttaatttctaacacatTTTTgtgtatcaccatagaaactaatgaaaaataataatattataatactaattcaacttaccggctataataaatattaacaatataaaatatccagattggcaaaccgtctccgctgagaatcgtttttcttatacaatgatattatatcattgaattcaagtttaatacaatccattaaacattgatccacttgtaacctaccatACAGCAGAATGACATCCACtaacccgctttttttttttttatttgtattatttgattaattatatttactataaaaattattcccCGAGATAGTATGCCGGTTCTAAGCATGTAACATATAGAATAAGGTTTGTTGGCTGACTAGGTCGTCCAATCCCCTCCATGCAGCCAAATGTCCACCTCGCAACAACCGACCGCAGTGTACATCAAGCTGCACGCTACGATAATTTGGTGCCGGATACGCAGAGCTTACCCATTCTTGTTATCGTGCGGTATGTTCTCTCTTGGAACtgaggatattataatattaaagttattgatAGCTTAAGATTAAAAAGACGTCTTATCTGATGGGTTGTCAATCTACGTCCAGAAGTTCCATTTTTGCATTGTTggcttaaatattatagtgaatttaccccagaatttacctattattaaacttaaatgtatgaacattatctgtgttctctcgttggtttcttttgatatttttatttttaagaggaTGCCATATCCTGACACCCATATGTGTTGTCTTtgtcttacaagtgtgtaacataacaaatttacgctcagaagatCATGTTTAGACCGTTAGTTTAAACATTAGactgaattgacctattatgaaacttgatagtGAGAACAATGCTGTTCGCatgtgtataatgtgtatataaacatataccaataaatttcaaattgttttattgtttatattgccctatattttaaaatgtattagctGTTTAATAAGAATTGTTGTTCACAGGCAAGTTGTTTGGCTGCTTACTTATTAAATCCAGAATCAAATAGTATTGTGTTAGATATGTGTGCCGCTCCTGGTATGAAGACATCTCATTTAGCTGCTATTATGCAAAATACAGGGTTAGTTTGTTCATTTCATACACATTGTAGAACAtacaattacatataaatagtaaattgtattatttctgTTGAAAAAAgcaacagttttattttaatttttttttattatattgtaaaccaTTGCTgaacttacatatttttatcatcctATTGgcagttatttaaataaagttaattttgaaaaaaagtatctgtcaaatattaagttaatattatttttatatttttgtactttcTTCTGTAACTACTATCAGCACACATTTCAAGTTTTGTAAAGTTTcccttaatttgttttgaattggcaattaaaaaaaaaatcattaagcATGGACATTTATTAATACTATGTTCAatgttgtatataattattagttatcaatctatcatttattatttttaaataattttaataaaagcaattcaaaaatatttttaacaaaataataatttgcgcAGGAACAGTAATTtagttctatatttttttttacccatgtccaatacatttataataatattttatagtaaactGTATGCCGTTGATCGCTCTAAGGAAAGATTCTATATAATGCAAAATATGTTGGAAAAATATGGTGTACAAAATGTGGAAACATTCAATATGGATGCACTAACTTTTCCTTATTACGATGAtgtgaaatatatattgttggACCCATCATGTTCTGGTTCTGGTAAATCAtatttgtttgtaataattacttctatatttttatttaatttttgtttaaaatcaatatcttgattattgaattatagattttattaaatctcaaatatttcataatatttaattatgatttttcagGTATTGTGGATAGAGTTCGAAACGATACATCAGggcaaaatcaaaattttcaaacaagATTGAAAAAATTAGCTAATGTTCATGCTCAGTTATTAAATCATGCATTAAAAAGCTATCCTAATTTAGAACGATTGGTTTATTCTACTTGCTCTGCAAATCATGAAGAAAATGAAGCTGTTGTCGACGAAGCCTTATCTATTAATGGAAAATTTAAGCTTTTAGATTGTACTAAAATTGTGAAAGGCTGGACTAACAAAGGAGCTCCTGGTTATGATTGTTCGGAAATGTGTCTTAATGCTGTTCCAAGTGTTGATTGTACTAATGGATTTTTCATTTCCGTATTTGTTCGTCGGGATTTCGAAGATAACGAAGTTGCTGGAGAAGAAGAAAATGTTGAAGATAATGAAGTTGCTGAAGAGGAAGAAAATATTGAAGTTGATGAAGATGTCAAAGAGGAAAGAGTTGTTGAAGATATTGAAGTTGATGAAGAGGAAGAAGTTGTTGAACATAATGAAATTGTTGACAATAaggttaaaatagttaaaaaaccaattattaataatactgatACAAATGTAGAAAACAAacctcaaattaaaaaaaacaaaaaaaggaaACATAGTGAAGTCGTCAAAGAAGAAAAAGTTTTTGAACATAATGAAATTGTTGACAAGAaggttaaaaaagttaaaaaaccaATTACTAGTAATACTGATACAAATGTAGAGaataaatcacaaaataaaaaaaacaaaaaaattaaatttaatgaagttGTCAAAGAGGAAAAAGTGTTTGAACAAAAAGAAACTATTGATAAGaaggttaaaaaaattaaaaaatcaagtattattaatactgataaaaatttagaaaataaatctcaaattataaaaaacacaaatattgaaAGTACACCattagtaaaaagtaaaaatgcaaAAAGAAGAGAAAGAAGGCTGAAACTGGAAAAAGCAAACAAGTCATGTGGCCTACAAACTACAAAAactaagaaacaaaaaaaagtaaaagtagaagaaacttaattgttgtattattattatttgattttgacctatattaatttcattaaaacatataaCTATCATACTTTCaatagattaattatttaaaatgtttaataatgcCTTCCTTAAGTATTTAAtggtatagtatttaatatttgttatgatgtTCTAATCATTATACCAACACTTATATTTAGAGTAGAGGACTtctagcatttgcatatttgtttaGTGCAGTCTTAAAATAAGGTCaagtaaaatttgtaattttatgttgtatattttcgCAGATTATTCAGGAATTTTTGTCTTTCAGTTGCAATTTTTTTTGGcctttttttcacattttcttttaaataacatttatcaaaaacaaaaattagtttctatacaatttggttttattttgtgACTACTTGAGTATTTTAGTGTGAAATCGtaccaatttatatattattgtctatgtCTTATTTaacatagtttttattataatatatttatttttaatatttattttttaagctgctataaaaaaaaaagtattgtgcATATTTTAGGGTTTCTAAGTGTTAAAGTGCTTGTATACTTTGTACTTTTTAGGGCTTAGTCCTCTGCCTTACAATTATATAACACTTGGCTAAACTGTATAGGTTAATGGTAATAGGTCAACAAACTAAATATGTCTGTTTGGCCATTTGAAACTGAtctaattttatacaataactgaaaaaagaatcataatctataaattattgatttatgattattGGTAGATTTTTGTTAATCAATAACAGTGACTGAGTGACCTACTCTATGTTTACTCGTAACCTCggactaacataatattaaatataataacttaatcttatcaatatttttaagaacaatttttaatttatatattagttaaatatatatttatttatatattaatgaaacaataatattgattagaacaagttattatataattacttaaagTCATTTGTCAGCTATTACACCacaattatttacttatgtTCAAATCTTGCTATACTGCAGAGGTATTTCTTGGTTTTCATCTGGCTGAATATattaattggtataaaataagtatagtaATCATGGGTGCAACTagagtaaaattaatatgagTGCTAAAACCTAAAGTACAACATGAAAACCCTCCTCCCTTATTTATGATAAGCAAAATTATTGTACACTgaaatgtaatgtttttatttaagatgATATCAGCGGCCATTCAGCGTgccatttgttttctctctctggctcacgcgcaacatagacaaatgcatttacgcagaataattttttatatattttaaagtaatcttagagtaaaattacccattacaaaaaagataggtatagaataatatttttgagggaatgtctaaatctatatctaatatttgtcttaatattgtctaaaaacaatttaaacatcatttaaatgaacacaattattttgtttattttgaaagtcgaatacaaagtcaaataacaataaaatataaaattgatactcAGTCTTAAAAAGGTTATAACTGGCATcttcataaaaatatcaataaaagccttCTGATGCCTTAAATAACAATCTtacttttagattttataacaggtaaattcactctaattttagaatttatagaGTATTGTGAACGAAAAATTTGCCATGATGTATGTTTGGTAGACTGATGCAGCTCATGCGGGTATGGTGTTctcttaacaataattattgagcGTTGGTCGGGAATCtaggaaatattaaactaaaccTACTGATTTTACTTATTTGTGTACACAGtgcaattaatacaaattagtaatacaatgatattacaatgataaaccaaatttaataaACGTATTTGATGTTTCCATTGaccataacaaattaaaataacttagaaaaacaatatattttgataatttaccataaattattatttataaaatcagaAGTTTTACTATAACCATTAATTAACCAATATTGTATGAAAGCGTCACAGACAATTTGGGAGTGCTAATTTTGATATTGGGAGTTCTAAGCACTCCCAAGCTACCCCCTAGTTGTGGCCCATGATGGTAATCAAGAGATAAACAcattataagattatattaaaaaatataaattttatttgattattatctGGGTCTTTTACCTACatccaaataaatattattgatgtattatactatataatatatattctatacatattGTTTCACCTCatgtactatacattttataacctattcataatattataaattataatctgatatttgttattaaaaacaaataattaaaactagttgggtacctatattttataaaacctaaGTGATAATCAATATCAACAATGGATgtcaatatttaactattaatgtaGCACAACATGTAACTATGGAGCTTTGACATCACCCGAagaatattaaatcaatatatatttcttatattatagcttaattaaaagaaataataggTAGGTCCTGCACATTATTTGAATATTCACTGACAGTCATTTTATCAGGGATTAATATTTAGCAATTACAGCAGTGACAAACagattacaaagtacaatattgtttaagaatttattatgtCAATATTAAGTGTTGACGGATTGAAATTATTGAATAGTTTGCTatgtttacataaatatttgaatataatgaaaatactgTTATTCTTGGAATTCTTTCTGAAACAATATGATTAACGTCTGAAACTTTTTGGTTTTTggctaaaaattaatatcaaacctATCAGAGCAGTTTTTAAATCTCCCAGCATCAACAGCACAGTTGGAAAAACTAACTTGGTCTTCTGTCCATGATTGCTTACAAAatagactataatatgtaaaaaaaagcaCAGACAACTATTATTATCGTACACTTAAAATAGAGTAAAAATCTTTCAATATAATCGaagaatattaaacataataaatagttaCTCTTAAcactatattaactataaaaattacaaatgtaaaatcgtaataaatacctaataattattaataatataaataaatacatgattAATTAAGGTGGTTCTACTCAGTAATATTCTAAGAGGGGTTGTATAGGCAACTCATTATACGTTTGTGCCTATTGTATAGTGTGACAGTACTTGTTGGTGTACAGACCAGCTTTAACAGTTCCACGACGTATGTGTAACAAGACCGTATctgagccccccccccccccccccccgaaatttcTTCAATACGTCTTATTTTTAACCAATTATCAAAAacctaaattcaataaaattacaatatacattatacatgttttGGACCCCCTCCGAAAAAAATGTCTGCATACGGCCTTGTACATACACCCGCAAAAAtgcataattcaaaataattgaacatttgTGTTGCTTTTTTCAACTCTGTTGTAAAAACGTTTGTTCGTTGTAAGTGGTAATATTTACTAGGTATGGAATATTACAATTAGAATGTTATGCAATAACATGTAGTGTACCCACAGAATAGATTTACTATTGAAcctgtatattatctaaaatttagGCTCTAAgcaaatgataattaaaataaaaaatacgatacttatatataattatattatgtttcaataagtatattataaaacattattttaaaccttTATATACGTTTTTACATAGTATACGAAtacgtacctaggtattattaattaggtaaccaccattgtattttgatatttatacccGGGACTGGAACCTTAAGGATTTTTCCGGTTCTGGTTCCGGTTCggatcttataaaaaaaatataaaagaatccGATTCCGATTCCAgttcttaaaattacaaaatatgggtTCCGGTTAATTCCGGTTCTTACTGgttcttaaaaatgaattttttcaaaaattacctaTTGCTTATTAGGTAGATTTTttactcataaagtcataacttGGCCCAGTCttataaaagatacttttaaaattttatttaaatacaaatacaaatacatccattcaaaaagtatttaaaatacattccaaatacttttttaattttactcaatttatttccgtttgcaaaattaattttataattgataatttaaaataatgtagtgttagtttgttacattcatccagatattattagaactttttgaacctccttcttaaatttatactggaaagtgaaaactaataaaactagctatataataattttgaaatcatttattattaggtgggtaattaaagaattaaacagttattaataaaatcagaaattaatttaataattttactaggtaagaaattattaatttaagaagtgtattcatttttcaaaaatgattttcatTGATTAACAAGTGTACTGGATTTAGGTCTTAGAAGttgttaataactaataagcaaaacataaaattacagtATGACCATAAGATTAATAAGTCGTAAATTACTCGTATGTGTTAATGTGTGACTGTGTTTGAGAATGTGAGTCAgagttataaataactatataaatattatttctcgtaATAGTCGTAGATATTTGGTAAAGATTGTAGAAAAACACATCGATGTTGTCGACCATTCTCGGTACATTACCAATGAAAAATGCAACCCGTATGTGTGTAAATTAATCAGTCTCGGTCGTGCCTATATAATACGATTGTTtcgagttaaaatattaaaataccacaTCTTACtgtgtacaaaacaaaaatatttctatgaataattatttgattacaacgaaatccaatttaaataaaatgttcagctATTTGAAATACAGGACTTTTTCTTAGAACCGAtaagaacctaaaagaaccggaaaacttattgtatattaaattgtggTTCCGGTTCTAATTCCGGTTCTAAGCATTGTAAAAAATGGATTCCGGTTCCGTTTCCGGTTCTTAGATTTTCTCCAAGAaccggttccagtccctgatttATACTTcactaatataatagtaattagaGAGCAGATGTTTAGATTTTCTGATTTTATGCAACTCAACAGGGGTGGAAACTTATGAATATGGACTACTAATACAGTACAGAATtcgtagaaaaaaatgtatttttcaaattatccaAGGTTATTTCAGagaattttacatattttcccACTTTTCTTACGAACAACTGCACAAGTAAACAATTaccactaatattatattaagtacaagTACCTACAAGGCaaattgaatttagatttttaaacttCTTAATCGAATCCGaatacacgtatattatgtgttaaacACAACGTCAAAGTCGAATAGACTGTTTAGTGATTACTGTACTGTCAGAAAATCCAAAGTACTCCAAACGAGCCTTTCATGCCACAGGGCACTGACAGTCGTCGACAGtcatcgtaattattattattgttatcgtataGTTATCGATCAAAGGCGACTGCTGACGATCCGACGTAATCGCTAGTGCCTAGAGCCCTAGAATATACGTTAGTACTTAttaaatccaaaaataattttcaacaaaatagcGAATGCCACAAACTGTaaagaggacgttacaccgaCATTAATTATTGTCCCCGTCTtgcaagtgcgtaacatagacaATTTTACGCTTTATAGCAGATCACGTTTCTCtctattaattcaaaaattagagtgaattaacttctaataaaatttaaagatagGATTATTATCTAGAGCATTTCATTggctttttgttttattttaattttcaagtgagttatgagtattttaaggtatacaaacaatttacaattttaaaatttaaaattgctttaaaatgaaaatataacaaaaagcctaTGAGATGCACTagttattctaataataataatctaacctttaaaatgtataacaggTAAAttcacttaaatttttaaactaacagagttaAACGCGTTCTGCTGAGTGCAAAATTTGGTATgtattacgcacttgtaagacggaaacaacaaatgtcggtgtaacgtcctcttaagggGATTCTATAcagtgattttctgtctttgtctaacataCGTGTGACATAGGATTTTGTgactttgccaaacataccaattacTGATCTAATGAAGAGAtaataattctgaaaacagatttgaattcgttatcaagtctacttgaaatcgactttctcaCATTTTTGACTCTATtccccaaattcctaaaaaagttatattaaaaaagagttttttatagaatattattatacatttgtaaatatCGTGTATAAAcattaagcataatattattattagtcagAAGTTTGGATGTTTCCCACCAGGCACCAACCTACCTAATGCCGTTAATGGATAATTAAAAGAGTCATAATTACTCGAGGAAATgggtaggtacaaaataattatttaagtatatataaaaatatggcaATATCGGTTTTTGAAAACATGGGGTTTTTCTGTAAGCCTAATGGGCAATGACTAATAGATACCATCGAGCATACCATTTTACATTGGTTAAACAGGTGTATCATGGAAATATAATTCCAGTCAAAAAGTGTTTCGATACTTTTAAAAACCTTTTATACCTATCAAGTAAATAATACTTTGGTACCTATTTGTATGCTATTTTATTtgatcataaatataatgttttaaacgaCATTTGACGCGGGCCTAAAAGACCTATTGCAAATTTGTCATTTggataatatcatatacctaatatagtataatatgacattgtaatatacataatattatgataccagtatatatttaattaaaattgtataccacCCTGCGTGCGCTATTACTTGATCATC
This genomic window from Metopolophium dirhodum isolate CAU chromosome 1, ASM1992520v1, whole genome shotgun sequence contains:
- the LOC132936254 gene encoding 28S rRNA (cytosine-C(5))-methyltransferase; the encoded protein is MVTEKPVNIMNKNQDKTTGLYKIAAKILKKVKTGSSYKTQLYTAQYPNKLSLNAVLMNVFKWEKVIDVLVEKSNILEKETNMDRDLVYVLITEMMWSKFGLKGTAKNILAVKKYKVEFLELMKENDLEKLTTSTHTKVLKPRFFRVNTLLTTLEKILKKLSELKFIKLETPESYAQFLELIKSDKFTGRNVFVQDIHIKELLIFNSKVKFYEIEEYNNGSLIVQDKASCLAAYLLNPESNSIVLDMCAAPGMKTSHLAAIMQNTGKLYAVDRSKERFYIMQNMLEKYGVQNVETFNMDALTFPYYDDVKYILLDPSCSGSGIVDRVRNDTSGQNQNFQTRLKKLANVHAQLLNHALKSYPNLERLVYSTCSANHEENEAVVDEALSINGKFKLLDCTKIVKGWTNKGAPGYDCSEMCLNAVPSVDCTNGFFISVFVRRDFEDNEVAGEEENVEDNEVAEEEENIEVDEDVKEERVVEDIEVDEEEEVVEHNEIVDNKVKIVKKPIINNTDTNVENKPQIKKNKKRKHSEVVKEEKVFEHNEIVDKKVKKVKKPITSNTDTNVENKSQNKKNKKIKFNEVVKEEKVFEQKETIDKKVKKIKKSSIINTDKNLENKSQIIKNTNIESTPLVKSKNAKRRERRLKLEKANKSCGLQTTKTKKQKKVKVEET